The Halobacterium litoreum genome includes a region encoding these proteins:
- a CDS encoding Hsp20/alpha crystallin family protein, which translates to MSRGTPFDEVERLLERLDDARDGGLAVDVEDAGDAFAVRTDLPGFEKTNIDVEVQDRTVRVDAEHEADDGDADADYVIRERTKQSASRSVTLPEAIEENEASATFADGVLTVTLPKTNAGGDATSVDVE; encoded by the coding sequence ATGTCTCGCGGTACTCCCTTCGACGAGGTGGAGCGACTCCTCGAACGACTGGACGACGCCCGCGACGGCGGCCTCGCGGTGGACGTGGAGGACGCGGGCGACGCCTTCGCGGTGCGCACCGACCTCCCCGGGTTCGAGAAGACGAACATCGACGTGGAGGTACAGGACCGCACCGTCCGCGTCGACGCCGAGCACGAGGCCGACGACGGGGACGCGGACGCCGACTACGTGATTCGGGAGCGCACGAAGCAGTCCGCGAGCCGGAGCGTCACGCTCCCCGAGGCCATCGAGGAAAACGAGGCGTCGGCGACGTTCGCGGACGGCGTGTTGACGGTGACGCTCCCGAAGACGAACGCCGGCGGCGACGCCACGAGCGTCGACGTGGAGTAG
- the leuS gene encoding leucine--tRNA ligase: MTYEPREIERKWQDRWEDGGRYHAEPDGDDEDATFVTVPYPYPSGGMHIGHARTYTVPDVYARYRRLQGDNVLFPIAWHVTGTPIIGAVNRLQKREEDQMSVLRDTYNVPEDELEQLETPMGFARYFIENHYKHNMKSLGLSIDWRREFTTNDERYSKFIEWQYESLRDHGRLEKGLHPVKYCTDEENPVTTHDLLEGEEAEFQEYTLVKFEKGDTVVPMATLRPETVHGVTNAYIDPEADYVEAEVDGETWLVSDEAAEKLVLQERDVEILDRFTGEALVGQRVTNPVTGDEVLVLPATFVDADNATGVVMSVPAHSPDDWMALQEAKADDERMREYGIDPAEVEAIEPKAILDIDAYDDPFPARAAVESYGIESSDDPALEEATQEVYNREFHDGRLKDMYGEYAGEVVEDVRDDLAASFRESGDFDAMYEFSEEVVCRCGGDVEVAKQDTWFLTYSDEDWKQMTHDAIAELDAVPENTRDQLDHTVDWLNEWPCIRNYGLGTKLPWDDDFVIEPLSDSTVYMSYYTIAHRLQDVPAEEMDREFFDTLFYGESEVADPDETALELREEWDYWYPVDYRISANDLISNHLTFYLFHHTDLFEQAKWPQGITIMGMGLLEGEKMSSSKGHVVLPAEAIEEYGADTVRFFLLNSAEPWQDFDWRGDEVGTTQDQLARFYERAQDVISAPEGERDLKRIDRWLLSKLQSTVRDATEAMEAFQTRKASQEAFYHFEEHLTWYRKRADLDREGARWTLREVLRTRLRLLAPIVPFVANELHEQLTGEDVDKGQWPEPDPELESERVEAEERLVEALADDVREVVDVTGTDPDHITVYTAADWKQTVYETVREVGPDVGAVMGRVMQHESLRDRGDAVNDLAQDLVSQVRERDDDELAALDDVDERDVYERATGYLAEAFDATVDVVPESEADSDRASRAVPFRPAIDLE, encoded by the coding sequence ATGACCTACGAGCCACGGGAAATCGAACGCAAGTGGCAGGACCGCTGGGAGGACGGCGGTCGCTACCACGCAGAACCGGACGGCGACGACGAGGACGCGACGTTCGTCACCGTCCCCTACCCGTACCCCTCCGGCGGGATGCACATCGGGCACGCCCGCACGTACACCGTCCCCGACGTGTACGCGCGGTACCGACGACTGCAGGGCGACAACGTCCTGTTCCCCATCGCGTGGCACGTCACCGGCACGCCCATCATCGGCGCAGTGAACCGCCTCCAGAAGCGCGAGGAAGACCAGATGTCCGTCCTGCGGGACACGTACAACGTCCCCGAGGACGAACTGGAGCAACTGGAGACGCCGATGGGCTTCGCGCGCTACTTCATCGAGAACCACTACAAGCACAACATGAAGTCCCTCGGCCTCAGCATCGACTGGCGCCGGGAGTTCACGACGAACGACGAGCGCTACTCGAAGTTCATCGAGTGGCAGTACGAGAGCCTGCGCGACCACGGGCGACTGGAGAAGGGCCTCCACCCGGTGAAGTACTGCACCGACGAGGAGAACCCCGTCACCACCCACGACTTACTGGAGGGCGAGGAGGCGGAGTTCCAGGAGTACACGCTCGTCAAATTCGAGAAGGGCGATACGGTGGTGCCGATGGCGACCCTGCGCCCGGAGACGGTCCACGGCGTCACGAACGCCTACATCGACCCCGAGGCCGACTACGTCGAGGCCGAGGTTGACGGCGAGACGTGGCTGGTGAGCGACGAGGCCGCCGAGAAACTCGTCTTGCAGGAGCGCGACGTGGAGATTCTCGACCGCTTCACCGGGGAGGCGCTGGTCGGCCAGCGCGTCACTAACCCCGTGACGGGCGACGAGGTGCTCGTCCTGCCCGCGACGTTCGTCGACGCGGACAACGCCACGGGCGTCGTGATGTCGGTGCCGGCGCACTCGCCGGACGACTGGATGGCCCTCCAGGAGGCGAAGGCCGACGACGAGCGGATGCGCGAGTACGGCATCGACCCCGCCGAGGTCGAGGCCATCGAACCGAAGGCCATCCTCGACATCGACGCCTACGACGACCCGTTCCCGGCGCGCGCCGCCGTCGAGTCCTACGGCATCGAGTCGAGCGACGACCCGGCCCTCGAAGAGGCCACCCAGGAGGTGTACAACCGCGAGTTCCACGACGGCCGCCTGAAAGACATGTACGGCGAGTACGCGGGCGAGGTCGTGGAGGACGTGCGCGACGACCTCGCGGCGAGCTTCCGGGAGTCCGGCGACTTCGACGCGATGTACGAGTTCTCCGAGGAGGTCGTCTGTCGGTGTGGCGGCGACGTCGAGGTCGCGAAACAGGACACGTGGTTCCTGACGTACAGCGACGAGGACTGGAAGCAGATGACCCACGACGCCATCGCGGAACTGGACGCCGTCCCCGAAAACACCCGCGACCAACTCGACCACACGGTCGACTGGCTGAACGAGTGGCCCTGCATCCGGAACTACGGCCTCGGCACGAAACTGCCGTGGGACGACGACTTCGTCATCGAGCCGCTGTCGGACTCGACGGTGTACATGTCCTACTACACCATCGCCCACCGCCTGCAGGACGTGCCCGCCGAGGAGATGGACCGCGAGTTCTTCGACACGCTGTTCTACGGCGAGAGCGAGGTCGCAGACCCCGACGAGACGGCGCTCGAACTGCGCGAGGAGTGGGACTACTGGTACCCCGTGGACTACCGCATCTCCGCGAACGACCTCATCTCGAATCACCTGACGTTCTACCTGTTCCACCACACCGACCTGTTCGAGCAGGCGAAGTGGCCACAGGGCATCACCATCATGGGGATGGGGCTGCTGGAGGGCGAGAAGATGTCGTCCTCGAAGGGCCACGTCGTCCTGCCCGCCGAAGCCATCGAGGAGTACGGCGCGGACACCGTGCGCTTTTTCCTGTTGAACTCCGCGGAGCCGTGGCAGGACTTCGACTGGCGCGGCGACGAGGTCGGCACCACGCAGGACCAACTCGCGCGGTTCTACGAGCGAGCGCAGGACGTAATTTCCGCCCCGGAGGGCGAGCGCGACCTCAAACGCATCGACCGGTGGCTCCTCTCGAAACTCCAGTCGACGGTCCGTGACGCGACCGAGGCGATGGAGGCGTTCCAGACGCGGAAGGCGAGCCAGGAGGCGTTCTACCACTTCGAGGAGCACCTGACGTGGTACCGCAAGCGCGCCGACCTCGACCGCGAGGGCGCGCGCTGGACGCTCCGCGAGGTGCTGCGGACGCGCCTCCGCCTGCTGGCGCCCATCGTGCCGTTCGTCGCTAACGAACTCCACGAGCAGTTGACCGGCGAGGACGTGGACAAGGGCCAGTGGCCGGAGCCCGACCCCGAACTGGAGTCCGAGCGCGTGGAGGCCGAGGAGCGCCTCGTCGAGGCGCTCGCGGACGACGTGCGGGAGGTCGTGGACGTGACGGGCACCGACCCCGACCACATCACCGTCTACACCGCCGCCGACTGGAAGCAGACCGTCTACGAGACGGTCCGCGAGGTCGGCCCGGACGTGGGCGCGGTGATGGGGAGGGTGATGCAACACGAGTCGCTGCGCGACCGCGGCGACGCCGTCAACGACCTCGCCCAGGACCTCGTGAGTCAGGTCCGGGAGCGCGACGACGACGAACTCGCGGCGCTCGACGACGTGGACGAACGCGACGTCTACGAGCGCGCGACCGGCTACCTCGCCGAGGCGTTCGACGCAACGGTCGACGTGGTGCCCGAGAGCGAGGCCGACAGCGACCGCGCGTCCCGCGCCGTGCCGTTCCGGCCCGCCATCGACCTCGAATAG
- a CDS encoding sodium:calcium antiporter has product MRSVLLASLGVLAGVVGLWAGARLLVESAAAIARRLGVSEAAIGLTVVAVGTSLPELVVTVDAALSGYPNVAVGNVVGANAFNATFVLGVTALVVPLGVTRASAGRNAALLAVGAGVPALVLLDGSVSQFEGVVLCLAWLASLPAFARIEHPVEPDVETEPVTRWTVAALVAGTALVLASGDLLVQSATSLAAAAGVSTWVVGTTIVAAGTSTPELATNVLAARRGRVGIAVGNVVGSNVFRPTGVLGAAALAGPIAPTASVAPQLWWLAGASLLAALALLTRRTLGRREGAVLVLAEAARWVVVA; this is encoded by the coding sequence ATGCGTAGCGTCCTGCTCGCGTCACTCGGCGTCCTCGCGGGCGTCGTGGGCCTCTGGGCGGGCGCGCGCCTGCTCGTGGAGAGCGCCGCCGCAATCGCGCGCCGCCTCGGCGTCTCGGAGGCCGCAATCGGCCTCACCGTCGTCGCCGTCGGCACCTCCCTCCCCGAACTCGTCGTTACGGTGGACGCCGCGCTGTCGGGCTACCCGAACGTCGCCGTCGGGAACGTCGTCGGCGCGAACGCGTTCAACGCCACGTTCGTCCTCGGCGTCACCGCGCTCGTCGTGCCACTCGGCGTGACGCGCGCGAGCGCCGGCCGGAACGCCGCCCTGCTCGCGGTCGGCGCGGGCGTCCCCGCGCTCGTCCTGCTCGACGGCTCCGTCTCCCAGTTCGAGGGCGTCGTGCTCTGTCTCGCGTGGCTCGCGTCGCTCCCGGCGTTCGCGCGCATCGAACACCCCGTCGAACCCGACGTCGAGACGGAACCCGTGACGCGGTGGACGGTCGCCGCGCTCGTCGCCGGCACCGCGCTCGTGCTCGCGAGCGGCGACCTACTGGTGCAGTCGGCGACCTCGCTCGCGGCCGCCGCCGGCGTCTCCACGTGGGTCGTCGGCACCACCATCGTCGCCGCGGGCACGTCCACGCCCGAACTCGCGACGAACGTGCTCGCGGCGCGCCGTGGACGCGTCGGCATCGCCGTCGGGAACGTCGTCGGGAGCAACGTCTTCCGGCCGACCGGCGTGCTCGGCGCCGCGGCGCTCGCCGGCCCCATCGCGCCGACTGCGAGTGTGGCGCCGCAGTTGTGGTGGCTCGCCGGCGCCTCCCTGCTCGCGGCGCTGGCGCTTCTCACGCGGCGCACGCTCGGGCGACGCGAGGGCGCCGTGCTCGTGCTCGCGGAGGCGGCGCGCTGGGTGGTCGTCGCGTGA
- a CDS encoding DUF7535 family protein produces MSVAPEPAKRVLRTVTPPYRSRPDAEMTTVGWMVFLGLLAVLVPLLPFVLVVWLISKVADFVSGQVGGE; encoded by the coding sequence ATGAGCGTCGCCCCAGAACCCGCCAAGCGCGTCCTTCGCACCGTCACCCCACCGTACCGGTCCCGGCCCGACGCGGAGATGACCACCGTCGGATGGATGGTGTTCCTCGGCCTGCTCGCCGTCCTCGTCCCGCTGCTCCCGTTCGTTCTGGTGGTCTGGCTGATTTCGAAAGTCGCCGACTTCGTCAGCGGACAGGTGGGCGGCGAGTAA
- a CDS encoding adenosylhomocysteinase codes for MTTPSISDRLDDVEAARESGRKKIDWAFEHMPILGTLREEFEADQPLAGETVGMALHVEAKTAALVETMAAGGAEVAITGCNPLSTHDDVSAALDAHDSITSYAEHGVDDDEYYEAIDAVIGHDPTVTVDDGGDLVFRVHEEHPELIDTIVGGTEETTTGVHRLRAMDDDGALEYPVFAVNDTPMKQLFDNVHGTGEASLSSIAMTTNLSWAGKDVVVAGYGQCGKGVAKKASGQNANVIVTEIDPRRALEAHMEGYDVMSMDEAAEVGDVFITTTGNRDVIVERHFEQMQDGVVLANAGHFDIEIDLEALRDIADSQREVRDGVREYELDDGTRVNVLAEGRLVNLATPVSLGHPVEVMDQSFGVQAVCVRELVEHGEDYAAGVHEVPDELDRRLAEIKLDAEGVGLDELTDEQAEYMNSWQHGT; via the coding sequence ATGACAACACCGTCGATTAGCGACCGACTCGACGACGTCGAGGCGGCCCGCGAATCCGGTCGAAAGAAAATCGACTGGGCGTTCGAACACATGCCGATTCTCGGTACGCTCCGCGAGGAGTTCGAGGCCGACCAGCCCCTCGCCGGCGAGACGGTCGGGATGGCGCTCCACGTCGAGGCGAAGACCGCCGCGCTCGTGGAGACGATGGCCGCGGGCGGCGCGGAGGTCGCCATCACCGGCTGTAACCCCCTCTCGACCCACGACGACGTGAGCGCCGCGCTCGACGCTCACGACTCCATCACGAGTTACGCCGAGCACGGCGTGGACGACGACGAGTACTACGAGGCCATCGACGCCGTCATCGGCCACGACCCGACCGTGACCGTCGACGACGGCGGCGACCTCGTCTTCCGCGTCCACGAGGAACACCCCGAACTCATCGACACCATCGTCGGCGGCACCGAGGAGACCACCACGGGCGTCCACCGCCTGCGCGCGATGGACGACGACGGCGCGCTGGAGTACCCCGTGTTCGCGGTCAACGACACGCCGATGAAGCAACTGTTCGACAACGTCCACGGCACCGGCGAGGCCTCCCTCTCGAGCATCGCCATGACCACGAACCTCTCGTGGGCGGGCAAGGACGTCGTCGTCGCGGGCTACGGGCAGTGCGGGAAGGGCGTCGCGAAGAAGGCCTCGGGCCAGAACGCGAACGTCATCGTCACGGAAATCGACCCGCGGCGCGCGCTCGAAGCCCACATGGAGGGGTACGACGTGATGTCGATGGACGAGGCCGCGGAGGTCGGCGACGTGTTCATCACGACCACCGGCAACCGCGACGTCATCGTCGAGCGCCACTTCGAGCAGATGCAGGACGGCGTCGTCCTCGCGAACGCCGGCCACTTCGACATCGAAATCGACCTCGAGGCGCTCCGGGACATCGCGGACTCCCAGCGCGAAGTCCGTGACGGCGTCCGCGAGTACGAACTCGACGACGGCACCCGCGTCAACGTGCTCGCGGAGGGCCGCCTCGTCAACCTCGCGACGCCCGTCAGCCTCGGCCACCCGGTCGAGGTCATGGACCAGTCCTTCGGCGTGCAGGCGGTCTGCGTGCGCGAACTCGTCGAGCACGGTGAGGACTACGCGGCCGGCGTCCACGAGGTACCCGACGAACTCGACCGGCGTCTCGCGGAAATCAAACTCGACGCCGAGGGCGTCGGCCTCGACGAACTCACGGACGAGCAGGCCGAGTACATGAACTCCTGGCAGCACGGCACGTAA
- a CDS encoding amidohydrolase: MTTLRIAGGSVLRPDMSVSEGDVLVDQDAGEILAVGDTDGADEVLDADGCLVMPGLVNAHGHAAMTLLRGYADDKPLGAWLQEDIWPAEGELGPEDVRAGADLALVEMIRSGTTAFADMYFHVPEVAAAVDEAGVRARLGHGVVTVGKDEEEAIADNEESLEVAREFDGDAGGRIETAYMPHSLTTVGEEYLREFVAQAREADVPVHFHANETRDEVDPIVDERGVRPLEYADSVGLLEDGDFCAHGVHSDADEIELLAERDAAVVHCPASNMKLASGMAPVQQMREAGVTVALGTDGAASNNDLDLFDEMRDAAMLGKLAADDAAAVPAEAAVEMATAGGADALGFDSGRIEPGANADLAVVDFTAPHLTPVHDHVSHLAYAATGSDVRHTICDGSVLMRDRDVLAFDEARVRERAQQRAAAVAERARDV; this comes from the coding sequence ATGACTACGCTCCGAATTGCGGGCGGCTCGGTGCTCCGCCCCGACATGTCCGTCTCCGAGGGCGACGTGCTCGTCGACCAAGACGCCGGCGAGATTCTCGCGGTCGGCGACACCGACGGCGCCGACGAGGTGCTCGACGCCGACGGCTGTCTCGTGATGCCCGGCCTCGTGAACGCCCACGGCCACGCCGCGATGACGCTGCTGCGCGGGTACGCCGACGACAAACCGCTCGGTGCGTGGCTACAGGAAGACATCTGGCCGGCCGAGGGCGAACTCGGCCCCGAGGACGTGCGCGCCGGCGCCGACCTCGCGCTCGTGGAGATGATTCGCTCGGGCACCACCGCCTTCGCGGACATGTACTTCCACGTCCCCGAGGTCGCCGCCGCCGTCGACGAGGCGGGGGTCCGGGCGCGACTCGGGCACGGTGTCGTCACCGTCGGGAAAGACGAGGAGGAAGCCATCGCGGACAACGAGGAGAGCCTCGAAGTCGCCCGCGAGTTCGACGGCGACGCCGGCGGCCGCATCGAGACGGCGTACATGCCCCACAGCCTGACCACGGTCGGCGAGGAGTACCTCCGCGAGTTCGTCGCGCAGGCCCGCGAGGCGGACGTGCCGGTCCACTTCCACGCCAACGAGACGCGCGACGAAGTCGACCCAATCGTCGACGAGCGCGGCGTCCGCCCGCTCGAGTACGCCGACAGCGTCGGCCTGCTCGAAGACGGCGACTTCTGCGCGCACGGCGTCCACAGCGACGCCGACGAAATCGAGTTACTCGCCGAGCGCGACGCCGCCGTCGTCCACTGCCCGGCGTCGAACATGAAACTCGCGTCGGGGATGGCGCCCGTCCAGCAGATGCGCGAGGCCGGCGTCACCGTCGCGCTCGGCACCGACGGCGCCGCCTCCAACAACGACCTCGATTTGTTCGACGAGATGCGGGACGCCGCGATGCTCGGCAAACTTGCCGCCGACGACGCCGCCGCGGTGCCCGCCGAGGCCGCCGTGGAGATGGCGACGGCGGGCGGCGCGGACGCCCTCGGCTTCGACTCCGGGCGAATCGAGCCCGGCGCGAACGCCGACCTCGCGGTCGTCGACTTCACAGCGCCCCATCTCACGCCCGTCCACGACCACGTCTCCCACCTCGCGTACGCCGCCACCGGGAGCGACGTGCGCCACACGATTTGTGACGGCTCGGTGCTGATGCGCGACCGCGACGTGCTCGCGTTCGACGAGGCCCGCGTCCGCGAGCGCGCCCAGCAGCGCGCCGCCGCGGTCGCCGAGCGCGCGCGAGACGTGTAA
- the hisG gene encoding ATP phosphoribosyltransferase, whose amino-acid sequence MRIAVPNKGRLHDPTLDLLDRAGIGVENGADRQLYADTVDPEITVLYARAADIPEYVADGAADVGITGLDQVKESGVDNVEQRLDLDFGKCRLVLAAPEDGDITDPGDLAGKTVATEFPRITRDYFDGLGVDPEVVEVTGATELTPHVEMADAIVDITSTGTTLRVNRLGIVDEVLQSSVRLFARDDVADDPKVEQVTTALQSVLQADGKRYLMLNAPEDNLDAIEDVIPGLGGPTVLDVDEPNTVAVHAVVEERDVFEAVNDLKREGASGILVTEIERLVE is encoded by the coding sequence ATGCGAATTGCCGTGCCGAACAAGGGCCGCCTCCACGACCCGACGCTGGACCTGCTGGACCGCGCCGGCATCGGCGTGGAGAACGGCGCCGACCGACAGTTGTACGCCGACACCGTCGACCCCGAGATAACCGTCCTGTACGCGCGAGCGGCGGACATCCCGGAGTACGTCGCGGACGGCGCCGCCGACGTGGGTATCACAGGTCTCGACCAAGTGAAGGAATCGGGCGTCGACAACGTCGAACAGCGCCTCGACCTCGACTTCGGGAAGTGCCGCCTCGTCCTCGCCGCGCCGGAGGACGGCGACATCACCGACCCCGGCGACCTCGCCGGGAAGACCGTCGCCACGGAGTTCCCACGTATCACTCGGGACTACTTCGACGGCCTCGGCGTCGACCCCGAAGTCGTGGAGGTGACGGGCGCGACGGAACTCACGCCCCACGTCGAGATGGCCGACGCCATCGTCGACATCACGTCCACGGGGACGACGCTGCGCGTGAACCGCCTCGGAATCGTGGACGAAGTCCTCCAGAGTTCGGTGCGCCTGTTCGCCCGCGACGACGTGGCCGACGACCCGAAGGTCGAGCAGGTGACGACCGCGCTCCAGTCGGTCCTGCAGGCCGACGGGAAGCGCTACCTGATGTTGAACGCGCCCGAGGACAACCTCGACGCCATCGAGGACGTGATTCCGGGCCTCGGCGGCCCGACGGTGCTCGACGTGGACGAACCGAACACCGTCGCCGTCCACGCCGTCGTCGAGGAGCGCGACGTGTTCGAGGCCGTCAACGACCT